The Methanobrevibacter oralis genome contains a region encoding:
- the surE gene encoding 5'/3'-nucleotidase SurE — MKILISNDDGITASGILAAKKAVENLGDAYLVAPETQQSGIGHAITLYDPLRVDEISLRDNDTGYSVNGTPTDCVSIALFEILDKKPDLMISGINTGFNIGQAELTTSGTLGAAMEAASFGIPTIAISQEVVRDDVKFENGAVEIDFDFAGKMLKKLSKIVLKKGLPEGIDLLNVNIPANPINEEFEVVKLGQRMYTPIIEKRLDPRGKPYYWIGGEPYSSDNPGSDGYELRKCHKTTITPLKIDLTGDMSLLKKWLK, encoded by the coding sequence ATGAAAATATTGATTAGTAATGACGATGGAATAACCGCTTCAGGAATATTAGCTGCTAAAAAAGCAGTGGAAAATTTAGGTGATGCATATTTAGTAGCTCCTGAAACACAACAAAGTGGAATAGGCCATGCAATTACATTATACGACCCATTAAGAGTTGATGAAATATCTTTAAGAGATAATGATACTGGATATAGTGTAAATGGTACACCAACCGATTGTGTTAGTATTGCACTATTTGAAATATTAGATAAAAAACCTGATTTGATGATTTCTGGTATAAACACTGGTTTTAACATAGGTCAAGCAGAATTAACAACATCGGGAACTTTAGGAGCAGCAATGGAAGCAGCTAGTTTTGGAATTCCAACAATTGCTATATCCCAAGAAGTAGTTCGAGACGATGTGAAATTTGAAAATGGAGCAGTGGAAATTGATTTTGATTTTGCTGGAAAAATGCTTAAAAAATTATCTAAAATAGTATTAAAAAAGGGATTACCTGAAGGAATTGACTTATTAAATGTTAATATTCCTGCAAATCCTATTAATGAAGAATTCGAAGTTGTAAAACTAGGACAAAGAATGTATACTCCTATAATTGAAAAAAGATTAGATCCACGTGGAAAACCATATTATTGGATAGGTGGTGAACCTTATTCGTCCGATAATCCTGGAAGCGATGGATATGAACTACGCAAATGCCATAAGACAACTATAACCCCTCTTAAAATAGATCTAACTGGAGATATGAGTTTATTAAAAAAATGGTTGAAATAA
- a CDS encoding LSM domain-containing protein, which translates to MTNEEDNVNELFSQFKNKHVNVDLRGNYQSEGKIIAVDNYLNLVLETENGLETIKGGNIILISLKE; encoded by the coding sequence ATGACAAATGAAGAAGATAATGTAAATGAATTATTTAGTCAATTTAAAAATAAACATGTTAATGTTGATTTAAGAGGTAATTATCAAAGTGAAGGAAAAATTATTGCAGTTGATAATTATTTAAATCTTGTTTTAGAAACTGAAAATGGTTTAGAAACTATTAAAGGCGGAAATATAATTC